A genome region from Jeotgalibacillus aurantiacus includes the following:
- a CDS encoding hemolysin family protein → MEIVNLILVAVLIALTAFFVASEFAIVKVRTTRIDQLIAEGQKNALAAKRVTSNLDEYLSACQLGITVTALGLGWLGDPILAHLLEPVLMDLGLSVSLTTLISFLIAFSFITFLHVVFGELAPKIMAIQKAEQLALLLSPPLIWFYRIMYPFIWFLNSSARMFTGLFGLKPVSENDMAHSEEELRMILSESLKSGEINQSEYKYVNKIFEFDERVAKEIMVPRTEIVSVNSGLTLREVFDVMKEEQYTRYPVVEDGDKDNIIGMINMKELMTAFIENQNNGDKTVAEYTHPIIQVIDSIPINELLHKFQKDRMHMGILLDEYGGTSGLVTMEDIIEEIVGEIQDEFDADEIPDIQQINEQHYILDSKVLVQNVNDLLGIDIDEEDVDTIGGWFMTRNFDVEIGDEIYEQGFVFRVNDVEGYHILYLEVWKMSEEETEDAERTREQTSIQTGEVL, encoded by the coding sequence TTGGAGATCGTCAATTTAATTTTGGTCGCTGTTCTAATAGCACTTACAGCATTTTTCGTTGCATCGGAATTTGCCATTGTCAAAGTACGCACGACGCGTATTGATCAGCTGATTGCTGAAGGACAAAAAAATGCGCTAGCTGCGAAACGTGTTACATCAAATCTTGATGAGTATTTATCAGCCTGTCAACTAGGGATTACCGTAACGGCCCTTGGACTTGGCTGGCTCGGCGATCCGATTTTGGCTCATTTGCTTGAACCTGTTTTAATGGATTTAGGATTATCAGTATCACTGACCACATTAATCTCATTTTTGATTGCCTTTTCTTTCATTACATTTCTACATGTTGTGTTTGGAGAACTGGCACCTAAAATCATGGCGATTCAAAAAGCAGAACAGCTCGCTTTACTGCTATCGCCACCATTAATCTGGTTTTATCGCATCATGTATCCATTTATCTGGTTCCTGAACAGCTCAGCCCGTATGTTCACTGGCCTGTTTGGTTTAAAGCCTGTATCAGAAAATGATATGGCCCACTCTGAAGAAGAGCTTCGCATGATTTTATCCGAAAGCTTAAAAAGTGGGGAAATTAACCAATCTGAGTATAAATACGTCAACAAGATTTTCGAATTTGATGAGCGCGTGGCAAAAGAAATCATGGTGCCCCGTACAGAAATCGTGAGTGTGAACAGCGGCCTTACCCTGCGTGAAGTATTTGATGTCATGAAAGAAGAACAATACACACGTTACCCTGTCGTCGAAGATGGTGACAAAGATAATATCATCGGCATGATCAACATGAAAGAACTGATGACAGCTTTTATAGAAAACCAGAACAACGGTGATAAAACCGTTGCCGAATACACGCACCCGATTATCCAGGTAATCGACAGTATTCCGATCAATGAACTCCTTCATAAATTTCAGAAAGACAGGATGCATATGGGAATCCTGCTTGATGAATATGGCGGAACTTCCGGCCTTGTTACAATGGAAGACATTATTGAAGAAATTGTCGGTGAAATCCAGGACGAATTCGATGCCGATGAAATTCCTGATATTCAACAGATCAATGAACAACACTACATTCTTGACTCCAAAGTACTCGTGCAAAACGTCAATGACCTGTTAGGCATCGACATTGACGAGGAAGACGTCGACACCATCGGCGGCTGGTTTATGACCCGCAACTTTGATGTAGAAATCGGCGACGAGATCTATGAACAGGGATTTGTATTCCGCGTCAATGATGTAGAAGGCTATCATATTCTTTATCTTGAAGTGTGGAAAATGTCCGAGGAAGAAACGGAAGATGCCGAACGCACCCGTGAACAAACCTCCATCCAGACAGGTGAAGTACTATAA
- a CDS encoding glycoside hydrolase family 13 protein, whose translation MKKIWWKEAVGYQIYPRSFQDSNGDGIGDLQGIISRLDYVKDLGIDVIWICPMYQSPNDDNGYDISDYQAIMDDFGTMDDFDQLMKEVHARGMKLIIDFVPNHTSDEHKWFVESRESKDSPKRDWYIWRDGKKDKKGKTIGEPNNWESIFGGSAWEYDEKTDQYYLHVFSTKQPDVNWENPDARQAIYDMVNWWLDKGIDGFRIDAVSHIKKRKGFPDMTNPKKKKYVSSFDMHMNQKGIQPLLKEFKEKTYGNYDVMTVGEANGVSIDEADLWVGEEEGKMDMIFQFEHLGLWDAETNLDLDIVELKNVLSSWQKGLEKDGWNALFIENHDKPRVVSTWGNDDEFWYESATSMAAMYFLMQGTPFIYQGQEIGMTNVQFESIDDYDDVSAKNMYRLRREEGVPHDDIMRILWASSRDNSRTPMQWSNEANAGFTTSTPWMKVNPNYTEINVEDQLKDDQSVLSFYKRMIALKKEHEIFTYGIYDLLLPDHHQIYAYTRTLDNDKVVVITNLSVKDAVMEDLDFKVEHGNLLLSNLEVKKHDPASTLVLKPYEARVYKI comes from the coding sequence ATGAAAAAAATATGGTGGAAAGAAGCCGTGGGCTATCAGATTTACCCGCGCAGCTTTCAGGATTCAAATGGCGACGGGATCGGTGACCTGCAGGGGATTATCTCACGTCTTGACTATGTAAAAGACTTAGGAATTGATGTGATCTGGATCTGCCCGATGTATCAATCCCCTAACGATGACAATGGATACGATATTTCTGATTACCAGGCAATCATGGATGATTTCGGGACGATGGATGACTTCGATCAGTTAATGAAAGAAGTTCATGCACGCGGAATGAAACTAATCATTGATTTCGTGCCAAACCACACAAGTGATGAGCATAAGTGGTTTGTTGAATCACGTGAATCGAAGGATTCCCCAAAACGCGACTGGTATATCTGGCGCGATGGTAAGAAAGATAAAAAAGGAAAGACAATCGGTGAGCCGAATAACTGGGAAAGTATTTTCGGCGGCTCTGCGTGGGAATATGATGAAAAAACGGACCAGTACTACCTCCATGTCTTCTCTACGAAGCAGCCGGATGTAAACTGGGAAAATCCTGATGCACGTCAGGCCATTTATGACATGGTAAATTGGTGGCTCGATAAAGGAATTGATGGATTCCGTATTGACGCAGTAAGTCATATCAAAAAGCGCAAAGGCTTCCCTGATATGACAAACCCAAAGAAAAAGAAATACGTTTCTTCTTTCGATATGCATATGAATCAAAAAGGCATTCAGCCTCTGTTAAAGGAATTTAAAGAAAAAACGTATGGCAATTATGATGTGATGACGGTCGGCGAAGCCAATGGGGTTTCCATTGATGAAGCAGACCTATGGGTCGGTGAAGAAGAAGGTAAGATGGATATGATTTTCCAATTCGAACACCTTGGGCTGTGGGATGCTGAAACAAATCTTGACCTTGACATTGTAGAACTGAAAAACGTGTTGTCGAGCTGGCAAAAAGGGCTGGAGAAAGATGGCTGGAACGCTTTGTTTATTGAGAATCATGATAAGCCGCGTGTTGTTTCAACATGGGGTAACGATGATGAGTTCTGGTATGAGAGTGCGACTTCCATGGCGGCTATGTACTTCCTGATGCAAGGTACTCCATTCATTTATCAGGGTCAGGAAATTGGCATGACGAACGTGCAGTTTGAGTCTATTGATGATTACGATGATGTATCAGCGAAGAATATGTACCGTCTGCGCCGTGAAGAAGGTGTTCCACATGATGATATCATGCGTATTCTGTGGGCTTCATCACGTGACAACAGCCGGACGCCGATGCAATGGTCAAATGAGGCAAATGCAGGCTTTACCACTTCCACCCCGTGGATGAAAGTGAATCCGAATTACACAGAGATTAACGTAGAAGATCAGTTGAAAGATGATCAGTCGGTCCTTTCTTTTTATAAGAGAATGATTGCCCTGAAAAAAGAACATGAGATTTTCACTTACGGCATTTATGATCTGCTGCTTCCTGATCATCACCAGATTTATGCGTACACAAGAACACTTGATAATGACAAGGTCGTTGTGATCACAAACCTTTCTGTTAAAGATGCTGTGATGGAAGATCTGGATTTTAAAGTTGAGCATGGGAATCTGCTGCTTAGCAATCTTGAAGTCAAAAAGCATGACCCTGCTTCTACCCTTGTCTTAAAACCTTATGAAGCACGCGTATATAAAATCTGA
- a CDS encoding cation diffusion facilitator family transporter, with the protein MDLYDNLKKGERGAWISIGAYLVLSAIKLIVGTLTGSEALRADGLNNSTDVIASIAVLIGLRISRRPPDKNHHYGHLRAESIASFAAAFIMTAVAVQVLVQAGSLLLQGGATEPPSLLAAWTAIGSAIVMFGVYAYNLRLSKAIKSSSLFAAAQDNRSDALVSIGAAIGIFGSVFGVLWLDPLAALIVGLIILKTAIGIFRDAIHTLTDGFDQEEVQDITLNVSDIPGVRSIEEIKGRTHGNMMFIDLTIKVNPELNVIESHDITEEIEASLKERHPHTEVLVHIEPDI; encoded by the coding sequence ATGGATTTATACGATAATTTAAAAAAGGGTGAACGCGGGGCATGGATCAGTATCGGAGCCTACCTTGTCCTGTCTGCTATTAAACTTATTGTCGGGACTCTCACCGGTTCAGAGGCATTAAGAGCGGACGGGTTAAATAACTCCACAGATGTCATCGCGTCCATTGCTGTGCTGATCGGCCTCCGTATTTCACGCAGGCCACCAGATAAAAATCACCACTACGGACATTTACGGGCGGAGTCTATCGCTTCCTTTGCAGCAGCTTTTATTATGACCGCAGTAGCCGTTCAGGTCCTGGTACAGGCCGGGTCTCTTCTACTCCAGGGAGGGGCAACAGAACCTCCAAGCCTTCTGGCAGCCTGGACCGCCATCGGAAGTGCGATCGTGATGTTTGGCGTCTACGCTTATAACCTGAGGCTTTCAAAAGCGATAAAAAGCTCCTCACTATTCGCAGCTGCACAGGACAACCGGTCAGATGCCCTTGTCAGTATCGGTGCTGCGATCGGAATTTTCGGTAGTGTTTTCGGTGTTTTATGGCTGGATCCATTAGCCGCCCTGATTGTCGGTTTGATTATATTAAAGACGGCAATCGGTATTTTTAGGGATGCAATCCACACGTTAACTGATGGCTTTGATCAGGAGGAAGTTCAGGATATTACGCTGAATGTCTCGGATATTCCAGGTGTGAGGTCCATTGAGGAAATTAAAGGACGTACGCATGGGAACATGATGTTCATTGATCTGACGATTAAAGTGAATCCGGAACTGAATGTCATTGAAAGTCATGATATCACGGAGGAGATTGAGGCATCCTTGAAGGAAAGACATCCTCATACTGAAGTGCTCGTGCATATTGAGCCTGATATTTAA
- a CDS encoding cryptochrome/photolyase family protein yields the protein MTSLVWIRKDFRMHDHPALFHGAENGEILPVFILDDREEIGEAQKWFYHHALDSFTKRLENAGGKLLIQKGNPEKIIPDLIKKYDIKKIFWNRQYEPDLMNSDRSLGENLHEQGIEVNTYEGRLLLSPWEVRKANDEPYKVFTPFYRAMQKHDIPAPLKSVKNISSPAIKKGTSIELKDLKLLPEINWTDGFEKRWTVSEEAAIRRFKAFVKNNLGNYKDGRDFPADEISSALSPYFALGLLSPRSTWHFIKKKAEAAGEPFLRQLVWRDFAYMLLVHFPETVSEPMNDQFSSFDWLEDQDGLQAWKKGRTGFPIVDAGMRELWETGYMHNRIRMVTASFLTKDLLIHWKEGADWFTYTLLDADLANNTMGWQWVAGSGADASPFFRIFNPITQSKKFDPDADYIRKWVPELAKLPDKYIHEPAAAPEEVLSKAGVKLGDNYPKPIVDHSAARKRALEHYEKIKNR from the coding sequence GTGACGTCACTTGTCTGGATTAGAAAAGATTTTCGCATGCATGACCACCCTGCCCTCTTTCACGGGGCAGAAAATGGTGAAATCTTACCGGTATTTATACTGGATGACCGTGAAGAAATTGGAGAGGCACAGAAATGGTTTTACCATCATGCGCTTGATTCATTTACAAAACGCCTTGAAAACGCAGGCGGCAAACTGCTTATTCAAAAAGGGAATCCTGAAAAGATCATCCCTGACCTGATAAAAAAATATGATATAAAAAAGATTTTCTGGAATCGTCAGTACGAACCTGATCTAATGAATTCAGACAGATCACTCGGCGAAAACCTTCATGAGCAGGGAATAGAGGTCAACACGTATGAGGGCAGACTGCTTCTGTCCCCATGGGAAGTTCGCAAGGCCAACGATGAACCTTATAAAGTGTTTACACCCTTTTACAGAGCAATGCAAAAACATGATATTCCCGCTCCATTAAAAAGCGTGAAAAACATTTCTTCCCCTGCAATAAAGAAAGGAACCTCCATTGAACTGAAGGATCTTAAATTGCTGCCAGAAATCAACTGGACAGACGGTTTCGAAAAACGCTGGACTGTTTCAGAAGAGGCGGCTATCAGAAGATTTAAAGCGTTTGTGAAAAATAACCTGGGTAACTATAAAGATGGACGCGACTTCCCGGCGGATGAAATAAGCTCTGCATTATCACCCTACTTCGCCCTCGGTCTTCTCTCGCCACGGAGCACCTGGCATTTCATCAAAAAGAAAGCTGAAGCAGCAGGCGAACCTTTTTTAAGACAGCTTGTCTGGCGTGATTTTGCCTATATGCTGCTTGTTCATTTTCCCGAAACCGTTTCAGAACCGATGAACGATCAATTTTCATCCTTTGACTGGCTGGAAGATCAAGATGGATTACAAGCGTGGAAAAAAGGCAGAACAGGCTTTCCAATCGTGGATGCAGGTATGAGAGAGTTATGGGAAACCGGCTATATGCATAACCGGATTCGTATGGTCACAGCCTCGTTCCTGACAAAAGACCTTCTCATTCACTGGAAAGAAGGCGCAGACTGGTTTACCTACACGCTGCTCGATGCCGATCTTGCCAATAACACCATGGGCTGGCAGTGGGTAGCTGGGTCAGGTGCAGATGCATCCCCATTTTTCAGGATCTTCAACCCGATTACCCAATCGAAAAAATTCGATCCTGACGCAGATTACATCCGAAAATGGGTACCCGAACTCGCAAAGCTTCCCGATAAATACATCCATGAACCAGCTGCTGCTCCGGAAGAAGTTTTATCCAAAGCCGGCGTCAAACTCGGTGATAACTATCCCAAACCGATCGTCGACCACTCAGCAGCCAGAAAACGCGCACTGGAACATTATGAAAAAATCAAAAATAGGTAG
- the kynU gene encoding kynureninase encodes MNYLFSVQEAEQLDQQDQLASFKKEFYIKPDQIYLDGNSLGLLSKRAENSVLQLLDSWKSFGIEGWMEGEHPWFTLSETLGEKTAPLIGAKPHEVIVTGSITTNLHQLVSTFYHPEGKRTKIAADELNFPSDIYTLQSQVELKGRDPKQELIKAGSEDSYVLSLSDIEKVLTDDVALLLLPSVLYRSGQLLPIKEITEMAQQKGIIVGFDLAHSIGAVPHELHEWGVDFAVWCHYKYMNNGPGGTGGLYVHEKHHDKMPGLKGWFGSDKTKQFDMEHTFTKADGAGAYQIGTPHILSTAPLIGSLELFEEAGMNRLREKSLSQTGYMISFIQKELSEEAFEIVTPLDQHKRGGHVALRHPEAASICKALKHEGVIPDFRAPDIIRLAPAAMYTSYQDVLEGLSRLKKIMQTKSYKNFENKRNVIA; translated from the coding sequence ATGAATTACTTATTTTCTGTACAAGAAGCGGAACAACTCGATCAGCAGGATCAGCTGGCGTCATTTAAGAAGGAATTTTACATAAAACCGGATCAGATTTATCTTGACGGGAACTCTTTAGGACTGTTATCAAAGAGAGCAGAAAACTCGGTTTTACAGCTGCTGGACAGCTGGAAGAGCTTTGGTATAGAAGGGTGGATGGAAGGTGAGCACCCGTGGTTCACTTTATCCGAAACGCTTGGAGAGAAGACTGCTCCATTAATCGGTGCAAAGCCTCATGAAGTGATTGTTACAGGCTCCATTACGACAAATCTTCACCAGCTCGTTTCAACCTTTTATCATCCTGAAGGAAAACGTACGAAGATTGCAGCCGATGAACTTAATTTTCCATCAGACATTTATACGCTTCAGAGTCAGGTCGAGCTGAAGGGGAGGGACCCGAAGCAGGAATTGATCAAAGCAGGGTCAGAAGACAGTTATGTACTGTCATTATCAGATATTGAGAAAGTGCTGACGGATGACGTAGCGCTGCTTTTACTTCCATCTGTCCTGTACAGAAGCGGTCAGCTCCTGCCGATCAAGGAGATCACAGAGATGGCGCAGCAAAAAGGAATTATTGTTGGATTTGACCTTGCCCATTCAATTGGTGCTGTGCCTCACGAGCTGCATGAATGGGGCGTTGATTTTGCCGTATGGTGTCATTATAAATATATGAATAACGGTCCCGGCGGCACAGGCGGGTTATATGTTCATGAAAAACACCATGATAAAATGCCTGGTTTAAAAGGGTGGTTCGGTTCTGACAAGACAAAGCAGTTTGATATGGAACACACCTTTACAAAAGCAGATGGCGCAGGCGCTTATCAAATCGGTACCCCGCATATCCTGTCTACGGCACCGCTGATTGGGAGTCTTGAGCTATTTGAGGAAGCCGGGATGAACCGGTTAAGAGAAAAGTCGTTAAGTCAGACAGGTTATATGATCTCATTTATACAAAAGGAATTGTCTGAAGAGGCATTTGAGATTGTAACTCCACTTGATCAACATAAACGTGGAGGTCATGTGGCACTTCGTCACCCTGAAGCCGCAAGCATTTGTAAAGCGCTGAAACATGAGGGGGTCATTCCGGATTTTCGCGCACCGGATATCATCCGCCTGGCACCGGCAGCCATGTATACGAGTTATCAGGACGTGCTGGAAGGGTTATCGAGACTTAAAAAAATCATGCAGACAAAATCATATAAAAACTTTGAAAATAAGCGAAATGTAATCGCCTGA
- a CDS encoding twin-arginine translocase TatA/TatE family subunit: protein MNLGFGEILIILFVALIVFGPSKLPELGKTAGKTLYEFKKGLNEVMKDDSPKNKNNDPGK, encoded by the coding sequence ATGAACCTCGGCTTTGGTGAAATCTTAATTATTTTATTTGTGGCGCTTATTGTGTTTGGGCCTTCGAAGTTACCTGAGCTGGGGAAAACAGCCGGGAAGACGTTATATGAGTTTAAAAAAGGGCTGAATGAAGTCATGAAGGATGACAGTCCGAAAAATAAAAACAATGATCCCGGGAAATAG
- the kynB gene encoding arylformamidase, translating into MKMIDISMPLSERTAPWPGDTRFSYEVSWGMEESGSVNVGRIEMSAHSGTHIDAPFHFKEDGKKVHELDVDRYMTTATVVDVTGKDTIFIEDLQSKLENGTANAVLLKTLSWHDRSVFPEKIPVMDHNVPAFLADKGIRLIGLDLPSVDPIDNKELENHHKLLEQDIYILEGLVLDHVEEGEYELIALPLNIVGADGSPVRAVLRK; encoded by the coding sequence ATGAAGATGATTGATATTTCCATGCCGTTATCTGAAAGAACGGCTCCATGGCCAGGAGATACACGTTTCAGCTATGAGGTATCGTGGGGGATGGAAGAGAGCGGATCAGTTAATGTTGGCAGAATTGAGATGAGTGCGCACTCAGGTACTCATATAGATGCTCCATTTCATTTTAAAGAGGATGGAAAGAAAGTACATGAGCTTGACGTCGACCGTTATATGACAACTGCCACTGTCGTTGACGTAACAGGAAAAGACACCATCTTTATAGAGGATTTACAGTCAAAACTTGAAAATGGAACGGCCAATGCAGTATTGTTAAAAACATTAAGCTGGCATGACCGGTCTGTATTTCCGGAAAAGATTCCTGTTATGGACCACAACGTCCCGGCTTTTCTGGCTGACAAAGGTATCCGTCTGATCGGTTTAGACCTGCCATCCGTTGATCCTATTGACAATAAAGAGCTCGAGAATCACCATAAACTGCTTGAGCAGGACATTTATATTTTAGAAGGGCTCGTTCTTGACCATGTGGAAGAAGGGGAGTACGAGCTGATTGCACTGCCGCTGAACATTGTAGGAGCTGATGGCAGTCCTGTGAGAGCCGTCCTTAGAAAATAA
- a CDS encoding arsenate reductase/protein-tyrosine-phosphatase family protein, which yields MDSRVVYFISSNHERSSIAEGWASRLYIPNTVFKSAGWADARKSSLTLEAMKEINIDITGINPSIIDWHDLQQADLIVLIQDEETDERINLEPSISQKVITWNVVNPEKRAADPVTKWVLFQEICDDIALRIRDLEQHLSAHAV from the coding sequence ATGGATAGTAGAGTGGTTTACTTTATTTCTTCGAACCATGAACGCAGCTCAATTGCAGAGGGATGGGCTTCACGCCTGTATATCCCCAACACTGTTTTCAAAAGTGCTGGATGGGCAGATGCCAGAAAAAGCAGCCTTACATTAGAAGCAATGAAGGAGATCAATATCGATATTACCGGTATTAACCCTTCCATTATAGATTGGCACGATCTTCAGCAGGCTGATCTGATCGTCCTGATCCAGGATGAAGAAACAGACGAAAGGATTAACCTTGAACCATCTATTTCTCAAAAAGTTATTACCTGGAATGTTGTAAATCCTGAAAAGAGAGCTGCTGACCCTGTTACAAAATGGGTATTATTTCAGGAAATTTGTGACGATATCGCACTCAGGATCCGCGATCTTGAGCAGCACTTGTCAGCCCATGCTGTTTGA
- a CDS encoding aldo/keto reductase → MEKVQLAEGLQLSKVVHGMMRLNEWQLSKEERLTFFKEVMELGITSFDHADIYGSYTCEELFGEALALEPSLRSNMELISKCGIVLESKNRPEHESHHYNTSKEHIVTSVERSLKNLSTDYLDLLLIHRPDPLMNPEDVAEAFDELHQSGKVRHFGVSNFKRSQLSMLESYVSQPLVTNQIELNPFNLENFADGTVELMQEKRLPSMAWSPLAGGDLLKGDSEKAIRLRKALEQVGHQLGTEEIDQVLYAWLYTHPSTILPIVGSGKLSRIKSAIKAADYKMTPHQWFHIYQASLGHDVP, encoded by the coding sequence ATGGAAAAAGTTCAATTAGCTGAAGGTCTTCAATTATCTAAAGTTGTGCATGGGATGATGCGTCTCAACGAATGGCAATTATCTAAAGAAGAACGACTCACATTTTTTAAAGAAGTAATGGAACTCGGGATCACATCGTTTGATCACGCTGACATTTATGGAAGCTATACGTGTGAAGAACTGTTCGGAGAAGCTCTGGCACTGGAACCTTCCCTTCGCAGCAACATGGAGCTGATTTCTAAATGCGGGATTGTCCTTGAATCAAAAAATCGTCCTGAGCATGAAAGTCATCACTACAATACATCTAAAGAACATATTGTAACCTCAGTAGAACGATCTTTGAAAAATCTGTCAACTGACTATCTCGATCTTCTCCTCATTCACAGACCGGATCCGCTGATGAATCCGGAAGATGTTGCAGAAGCATTTGACGAGCTGCATCAGTCAGGGAAAGTGCGTCACTTTGGTGTATCGAATTTCAAGCGCAGTCAGCTGAGTATGCTCGAATCTTATGTATCTCAGCCACTTGTCACGAATCAGATTGAGCTCAATCCTTTTAACCTGGAGAACTTTGCTGATGGTACAGTTGAGCTGATGCAGGAAAAGAGACTGCCTTCAATGGCCTGGTCTCCACTTGCCGGAGGTGATCTGCTTAAAGGCGATTCAGAAAAAGCAATCCGATTAAGAAAAGCGCTTGAACAGGTTGGACACCAGCTTGGAACGGAAGAGATTGATCAGGTTCTTTACGCCTGGCTCTACACTCATCCGTCAACCATTCTTCCGATCGTCGGTTCAGGCAAACTGTCACGTATAAAATCAGCAATTAAGGCGGCAGACTATAAAATGACGCCTCACCAGTGGTTCCACATTTACCAGGCATCACTTGGACATGATGTGCCATAA
- a CDS encoding dicarboxylate/amino acid:cation symporter, with the protein MKLNLTAKILIGLVLGMITGLVLNVWAPDLFGTLDTYLFNPLGEIFLGLINMLVVPIVFFSLVLGVAGLGDTKKLGRMGIKTISTFLITTAIAITIGLLLASAIQPGSNAPLSQEDRDSASYEAEETPSVGETLLDIIPSNPIQALAEGNMLQIIAFSIFIGIALTVLGEKTKGIYKLIEQGNDIFMYLVGLVMKFAPYGTFGLIASALGEAGFESLQSILMYVVVVLLALVIHAIVTYGSIIAFLAKKNPIWFFKGFAPAMTVGFSTSSSNATLPISMETAQKNLNVSKHASSFVQPLGATINMDGTAIMQGVATIFIAQVYGIELTFIQLVTVVLTAVLASIGTAGVPGVGLILLALVLNQVGLPVAGIGLILGIDRLLDMCRTAINISGDAAVALYISESEKKRKIKQQRGEA; encoded by the coding sequence ATGAAGTTAAATTTAACTGCTAAAATCCTGATCGGGCTCGTGCTCGGTATGATAACAGGATTAGTTTTAAATGTATGGGCGCCGGATTTATTCGGTACGCTGGATACTTATTTATTTAATCCGCTCGGTGAGATTTTCCTCGGATTAATTAATATGCTCGTTGTGCCGATTGTATTCTTCTCGCTTGTATTAGGAGTTGCAGGCCTTGGTGATACAAAGAAGCTTGGACGAATGGGCATCAAAACGATCTCCACTTTTTTAATTACAACAGCCATTGCGATTACGATCGGGCTGTTGCTTGCGTCAGCTATTCAGCCGGGAAGTAATGCCCCGCTGTCACAGGAAGATAGAGATTCCGCCAGCTATGAGGCGGAAGAAACCCCGTCTGTTGGAGAGACCTTACTGGATATCATTCCTTCAAACCCAATTCAGGCTCTAGCAGAAGGTAACATGCTTCAGATTATCGCCTTCTCGATCTTTATCGGTATCGCACTGACCGTCCTGGGAGAAAAAACAAAAGGGATTTATAAACTGATTGAACAGGGTAATGACATTTTCATGTATCTTGTTGGTCTGGTCATGAAGTTTGCTCCATACGGGACGTTTGGTCTGATTGCTTCTGCATTAGGTGAAGCAGGATTTGAATCACTGCAGAGTATTTTAATGTATGTGGTCGTTGTGCTACTTGCACTCGTCATTCATGCCATTGTGACTTATGGTTCGATCATTGCATTTCTTGCGAAAAAGAACCCGATCTGGTTCTTCAAAGGTTTTGCCCCTGCCATGACGGTAGGATTCAGTACATCAAGCAGTAACGCGACGCTGCCAATTTCCATGGAAACTGCCCAGAAAAATCTGAATGTTTCCAAACATGCAAGCTCTTTCGTCCAGCCTTTAGGAGCCACGATTAATATGGACGGAACAGCTATTATGCAGGGTGTGGCAACCATCTTTATTGCACAGGTTTACGGGATTGAATTAACGTTTATTCAGCTCGTAACCGTCGTTCTGACAGCTGTTTTGGCGAGTATCGGAACCGCAGGTGTACCTGGTGTCGGATTAATCCTTCTGGCCCTTGTACTGAACCAGGTGGGTCTGCCTGTTGCCGGAATCGGACTGATCCTCGGTATCGACCGTCTGCTTGATATGTGTCGTACAGCCATTAATATCTCAGGTGATGCTGCAGTTGCACTATATATTTCTGAGTCTGAAAAGAAACGGAAAATTAAGCAGCAGCGCGGAGAGGCGTAA